One segment of Neodiprion fabricii isolate iyNeoFabr1 chromosome 1, iyNeoFabr1.1, whole genome shotgun sequence DNA contains the following:
- the LOC124184659 gene encoding uncharacterized MFS-type transporter C09D4.1 isoform X1, translating into MSKTSVDYFKSAESGVQLTEGVIRNPQKYTALGLLGPPETKLYKKRWAILGIFVFYSASNAMQWIQYSIIANIVMKYYDVTDEAVNWTSLIYMVLYIPFIFPASYLLDKLGLRVAVIIGAIGTATGAWIKVFSVAPDRFLVTFLGHSVVALSQVFVLSVPSRLAAVWFDPDQVSSACSIGVFGNQLGVAVGFLFPPMLVKNSEDVTVIGDGLQTMFYIVAAITSVILVLILLFFKAEPPLPPSSAQAVQREAETSENFLFSVKTLLLNKGYLLLLLSYAINVGIFYALSTLLSQIILPYYPGHETDAGRIGLVIVLAGMLGSVLCGVVLDKTHRFKETTLCVYIFSFLGMMLFTFTLDSGHIYVVYLTSASLGFFMTGYLPVGFEFATELTYPEPEGTSAGLLNAATQVLGILFTLLYSHLFTIWGIFWANIGLCVTLGFGCLMTTLIPNDLRRQKAKL; encoded by the exons ATGTCGAAAACTAGTGTCGACTACTTCAAATCGGCGGAAAGTGGTGTGCAGCTGAcagag GGCGTCATTAGGAACCCGCAGAAGTACACCGCACTTGGACTGCTCGGC CCCCCCGAGACGAAGTTGTACAAAAAACGATGGGCGATTCTGGGGATCTTCGTTTTCTACAGCGCCAGCAATGCGATGCAATGGATCCAGTACAGTATAATCGCCAACATCGTGATGAAGTATTACGACGTGACAGACGAGGCCGTCAACTGGACCAGTTTGATTTACATGGTCCTCTACATCCCATTCATATTTCCCGCCAGCTACCTCTTGGATAAATTG GGTCTACGCGTAGCCGTGATCATCGGTGCTATTGGCACTGCGACCGGGGCATGGATAAAAGTATTCAGCGTTGCCCCGGACAGATTCTTGGTGACTTTCCTGGGTCACTCCGTCGTCGCGCTGAGTCAAGTTTTCGTCTTATCTGTGCCTTCTCGCCTCGCCGCCGTCTGGTTTGATCCCGACCAAGTGAGCAGCGCTTGCAGCATCGGCGTGTTCGGCAACCAG CTTGGCGTGGCCGTGGGCTTCTTATTTCCGCCGATGTTAGTCAAAAACAGCGAAGACGTGACGGTCATTGGAGATGGTCTACAAACTATGTTCTACATCGTAGCTGCGATAACATCGGTTATCCTGGTCCTTATCCTGTTGT TCTTCAAGGCTGAACCCCCCTTACCGCCCAGCTCCGCTCAAGCTGTACAAAGGGAGGCTGAGACTTCGGAAAATTTCCTATTTTCTGTGAAAACTCTGCTGCTCAACAAGGGATACCTCCTGCTTCTCCTCAGTTACGCGATAAACGTCGGCATTTTCTACGCCCTGAGCACTCTTCTGAGTCAAATAATACTTCCATATTACCCA gGCCATGAAACAGACGCGGGAAGAATTGGTCTCGTTATCGTTCTTGCCGGCATGTTGGGATCAGTTTTGTGCGGCGTAGTCCTGGACAAAACGCACAGATTCAA AGAAACGACACTCTGTGTGTACATATTCTCGTTCCTGGGAATGATGCTCTTCACATTCACATTGGATTCCGGTCACATATACGTCGTGTATCTCACTTCAGCCAGCTTGGG ATTCTTCATGACCGGCTACTTGCCAGTGGGTTTCGAGTTCGCGACGGAATTAACGTACCCGGAACCGGAAGGTACGTCGGCGGGACTTTTGAACGCTGCGACTCAAGTGCTCGGGATCTTATTCACGTTGCTTTACTCCCATCTCTTCACAATCTGGGGTATATTTTGGGCGAATATTGGTCTGTGCGTTACGTTAGGCTTCGGATGTCTCATGACCACTCTTATACCGAATGATCTTAGGAGGCAAAAGGCCAAACTCTGA
- the LOC124184659 gene encoding feline leukemia virus subgroup C receptor-related protein 1 isoform X3: protein MSKTSVDYFKSAESGVQLTEGVIRNPQKYTALGLLGPPETKLYKKRWAILGIFVFYSASNAMQWIQYSIIANIVMKYYDVTDEAVNWTSLIYMVLYIPFIFPASYLLDKLLGVAVGFLFPPMLVKNSEDVTVIGDGLQTMFYIVAAITSVILVLILLFFKAEPPLPPSSAQAVQREAETSENFLFSVKTLLLNKGYLLLLLSYAINVGIFYALSTLLSQIILPYYPGHETDAGRIGLVIVLAGMLGSVLCGVVLDKTHRFKETTLCVYIFSFLGMMLFTFTLDSGHIYVVYLTSASLGFFMTGYLPVGFEFATELTYPEPEGTSAGLLNAATQVLGILFTLLYSHLFTIWGIFWANIGLCVTLGFGCLMTTLIPNDLRRQKAKL from the exons ATGTCGAAAACTAGTGTCGACTACTTCAAATCGGCGGAAAGTGGTGTGCAGCTGAcagag GGCGTCATTAGGAACCCGCAGAAGTACACCGCACTTGGACTGCTCGGC CCCCCCGAGACGAAGTTGTACAAAAAACGATGGGCGATTCTGGGGATCTTCGTTTTCTACAGCGCCAGCAATGCGATGCAATGGATCCAGTACAGTATAATCGCCAACATCGTGATGAAGTATTACGACGTGACAGACGAGGCCGTCAACTGGACCAGTTTGATTTACATGGTCCTCTACATCCCATTCATATTTCCCGCCAGCTACCTCTTGGATAAATTG CTTGGCGTGGCCGTGGGCTTCTTATTTCCGCCGATGTTAGTCAAAAACAGCGAAGACGTGACGGTCATTGGAGATGGTCTACAAACTATGTTCTACATCGTAGCTGCGATAACATCGGTTATCCTGGTCCTTATCCTGTTGT TCTTCAAGGCTGAACCCCCCTTACCGCCCAGCTCCGCTCAAGCTGTACAAAGGGAGGCTGAGACTTCGGAAAATTTCCTATTTTCTGTGAAAACTCTGCTGCTCAACAAGGGATACCTCCTGCTTCTCCTCAGTTACGCGATAAACGTCGGCATTTTCTACGCCCTGAGCACTCTTCTGAGTCAAATAATACTTCCATATTACCCA gGCCATGAAACAGACGCGGGAAGAATTGGTCTCGTTATCGTTCTTGCCGGCATGTTGGGATCAGTTTTGTGCGGCGTAGTCCTGGACAAAACGCACAGATTCAA AGAAACGACACTCTGTGTGTACATATTCTCGTTCCTGGGAATGATGCTCTTCACATTCACATTGGATTCCGGTCACATATACGTCGTGTATCTCACTTCAGCCAGCTTGGG ATTCTTCATGACCGGCTACTTGCCAGTGGGTTTCGAGTTCGCGACGGAATTAACGTACCCGGAACCGGAAGGTACGTCGGCGGGACTTTTGAACGCTGCGACTCAAGTGCTCGGGATCTTATTCACGTTGCTTTACTCCCATCTCTTCACAATCTGGGGTATATTTTGGGCGAATATTGGTCTGTGCGTTACGTTAGGCTTCGGATGTCTCATGACCACTCTTATACCGAATGATCTTAGGAGGCAAAAGGCCAAACTCTGA
- the LOC124184659 gene encoding uncharacterized MFS-type transporter C09D4.1 isoform X2, translated as MSKTSVDYFKSAESGVQLTEPPETKLYKKRWAILGIFVFYSASNAMQWIQYSIIANIVMKYYDVTDEAVNWTSLIYMVLYIPFIFPASYLLDKLGLRVAVIIGAIGTATGAWIKVFSVAPDRFLVTFLGHSVVALSQVFVLSVPSRLAAVWFDPDQVSSACSIGVFGNQLGVAVGFLFPPMLVKNSEDVTVIGDGLQTMFYIVAAITSVILVLILLFFKAEPPLPPSSAQAVQREAETSENFLFSVKTLLLNKGYLLLLLSYAINVGIFYALSTLLSQIILPYYPGHETDAGRIGLVIVLAGMLGSVLCGVVLDKTHRFKETTLCVYIFSFLGMMLFTFTLDSGHIYVVYLTSASLGFFMTGYLPVGFEFATELTYPEPEGTSAGLLNAATQVLGILFTLLYSHLFTIWGIFWANIGLCVTLGFGCLMTTLIPNDLRRQKAKL; from the exons ATGTCGAAAACTAGTGTCGACTACTTCAAATCGGCGGAAAGTGGTGTGCAGCTGAcagag CCCCCCGAGACGAAGTTGTACAAAAAACGATGGGCGATTCTGGGGATCTTCGTTTTCTACAGCGCCAGCAATGCGATGCAATGGATCCAGTACAGTATAATCGCCAACATCGTGATGAAGTATTACGACGTGACAGACGAGGCCGTCAACTGGACCAGTTTGATTTACATGGTCCTCTACATCCCATTCATATTTCCCGCCAGCTACCTCTTGGATAAATTG GGTCTACGCGTAGCCGTGATCATCGGTGCTATTGGCACTGCGACCGGGGCATGGATAAAAGTATTCAGCGTTGCCCCGGACAGATTCTTGGTGACTTTCCTGGGTCACTCCGTCGTCGCGCTGAGTCAAGTTTTCGTCTTATCTGTGCCTTCTCGCCTCGCCGCCGTCTGGTTTGATCCCGACCAAGTGAGCAGCGCTTGCAGCATCGGCGTGTTCGGCAACCAG CTTGGCGTGGCCGTGGGCTTCTTATTTCCGCCGATGTTAGTCAAAAACAGCGAAGACGTGACGGTCATTGGAGATGGTCTACAAACTATGTTCTACATCGTAGCTGCGATAACATCGGTTATCCTGGTCCTTATCCTGTTGT TCTTCAAGGCTGAACCCCCCTTACCGCCCAGCTCCGCTCAAGCTGTACAAAGGGAGGCTGAGACTTCGGAAAATTTCCTATTTTCTGTGAAAACTCTGCTGCTCAACAAGGGATACCTCCTGCTTCTCCTCAGTTACGCGATAAACGTCGGCATTTTCTACGCCCTGAGCACTCTTCTGAGTCAAATAATACTTCCATATTACCCA gGCCATGAAACAGACGCGGGAAGAATTGGTCTCGTTATCGTTCTTGCCGGCATGTTGGGATCAGTTTTGTGCGGCGTAGTCCTGGACAAAACGCACAGATTCAA AGAAACGACACTCTGTGTGTACATATTCTCGTTCCTGGGAATGATGCTCTTCACATTCACATTGGATTCCGGTCACATATACGTCGTGTATCTCACTTCAGCCAGCTTGGG ATTCTTCATGACCGGCTACTTGCCAGTGGGTTTCGAGTTCGCGACGGAATTAACGTACCCGGAACCGGAAGGTACGTCGGCGGGACTTTTGAACGCTGCGACTCAAGTGCTCGGGATCTTATTCACGTTGCTTTACTCCCATCTCTTCACAATCTGGGGTATATTTTGGGCGAATATTGGTCTGTGCGTTACGTTAGGCTTCGGATGTCTCATGACCACTCTTATACCGAATGATCTTAGGAGGCAAAAGGCCAAACTCTGA